The Leptolyngbya sp. FACHB-261 genomic sequence ATCATGATTCTAGAAGTTGCCATCCTTGATGTTAGACCTAATATGACTGCTGAATTTGAGGAGGCTTTCTCAACAGCTGCCACTATTATCAGTTCCAGCCCAGGTTACATCTCGCATGAACTTCAACGGTGCCTGGAAACTACAAATCGTTATATCTTGTTAGTGCGCTGGCAGACTTTAGAAGCTCATACTGTTGGGTTTCGAAAGTCGTCGGCATATCAGGAGTGGCGCCGGTTGCTACATCACTTCTACGAGCCATTCCCAACCGTGGAGCACTATGAGATTGTTTCGCTAAAATGAACTGCTTTGTGAGGCTAAGATAATCAATCGGAAAAGTAATTAATTAGAAAAACCAAAAAACATGACAGTGTTTGTGGAAACGGAGCGTTTGCTCCTACGTCAGTTTACAGTTGATGATGTAGATCATCTATTTGAGCTAGATAGCGATCCTGATGTTATCCGCTTCACTCCTAATGCCGGGCAGTTGCCAGACCGCGTAGCTATCCAGACTCAAGTTCTTCCTAAATTTCTGGCCTATTACAAGAAATATGAAGGTTACGGGGTTTGGGCCGCAGTCGAAAAATCAAGTCAGCAATTTATCGGCTGGTTTTTCTTAAGACCTGCAATAGATGCACCTTACTTTGACCCTACATTAGCGAATCCTAGTGATACTGAGTTGGGGTATCGCTTGCGAAAGACCGCTTGGGGGAAAGGTTATGCAACAGAGGGAGTTCAATCGCTTCTTCTTAAAGGGTTCTCCGAGTTTGAGATGCAGCGTGTTGCTGCAGTTGCCTTATCTGCAAATCTAGCTTCCCTACGAGTTCTAGAGAAAGTCGGCTTGAAACTTCAGGCAAGACTGTTTTACGAAGCATTGGGCCAGGAGGTCATGGTGTATGCCCTGGCTAAGGACGAGTTCAGTTTAGGAAGTGGCTCTACGGCCGTCAAACCCCTATAAGTGCAGACTCTTGCACCGTCACCCAGGGCACAGGCAGAGGGCGCAGACACTAGCAACATCAGCTCAAGGCCTTTGCACTACCACTAGCTTTCAAACTAGCCGCCTGAACGTCATGAAGTCGCTCTCAAAAGCATGGCTTCTATAGATCTGTATAGAGCAGCCTTGGCTCGTACAGGCTTGGCCTGCACTGTTACTTTACTGTTACTTTTCGCTACTGGTTCCCCTTACTTCACCTGCTTGATTGCCTCATTTCATCAGCAGTAGGAGAGTTGGTGCGAAGAGCTAGTACTGAAGAGCTGGCTCTTCAGTACCAATGCGGGCTCAAGACACGACTCTAATAGCTATCTCTGTCACTTCAATCTTTCATATATCTAAGGGAATAGGCTCTATAAATTTGCTTTGTGACCATCAACACGAAGCTTTCAACCCCAATTTATACCTATGTAAATGGGCACAGATTCAAGTACGAAGGCCGCTACTTGTACATTTGCTAAAAATAATTAACTGGTGGTTTTCAAGCTTGAAAACTTCGCCTAGACTTACTTCTCAAAGCAATCCACCGAAACGTAGCTGTCTTCTTTAAAATCGGCTCTTACCTGAGAGCTTGAAGACCTGTGTGCTTCACCGCAGGCTCAAGTTCTCACATCTCAGTCTGTGAGGTGGATTGCTTTTGATTCGCTGTCTCAACGAGGAGAGTCTCGATGACAATCAGTCCTCAGGAGCGGGAGGCGAAGGTCAGAGTAGTCGTCGATAACGACCCGGTCCCCACATCATTCGACAAGTGGGCCAAACCAGGACACT encodes the following:
- a CDS encoding GNAT family N-acetyltransferase, with translation MTVFVETERLLLRQFTVDDVDHLFELDSDPDVIRFTPNAGQLPDRVAIQTQVLPKFLAYYKKYEGYGVWAAVEKSSQQFIGWFFLRPAIDAPYFDPTLANPSDTELGYRLRKTAWGKGYATEGVQSLLLKGFSEFEMQRVAAVALSANLASLRVLEKVGLKLQARLFYEALGQEVMVYALAKDEFSLGSGSTAVKPL
- a CDS encoding antibiotic biosynthesis monooxygenase, whose translation is MILEVAILDVRPNMTAEFEEAFSTAATIISSSPGYISHELQRCLETTNRYILLVRWQTLEAHTVGFRKSSAYQEWRRLLHHFYEPFPTVEHYEIVSLK